In Camelina sativa cultivar DH55 chromosome 17, Cs, whole genome shotgun sequence, the genomic stretch CCTATCCTTCTCGCCTTTATTATGGACGGGAATGAGAGATGTCAAGTGTCTCCTCTCCTCTCTATCGCTTATAATTATGTTTCTCTCAAAATTCATCAcatgttttgttattgttgtttacCAAATGAATTTAAGATTCTCTTGATCAgtactttttctttctcttaacgCCTACGGTTGTGTGACTGAATGCTTTAAGTTTCTTATTGTTTCGGAACATGGCTTCTTGTAGCTGCAAAATAGGTTTGTGTATTTGGTTCGAGTCATCCGGCTCTACCCATATTTAATTcgaattatacaaaattttatacgTAAGGAGAATAGAAGAGTTGTTTACaataagataattaattttCGTAGATAATAGGATACTTTAATTATCCATTAATGTAGATATTTTACAGTTGTAAAATTACAAGTTAGTAGTTAATATTCTTCAGACTATTCATAATCtcctaaaattcaaaatttccacgatgaaaaaatattacatacaTACAGTATGTTACTCAAAGTACATGAACCCTGATCCTTATATTTACTTGATGTAGTATATTTGGATAATACTAGttttaaatatcttaatttGTTCAGCTTCTATACGCTACCCGCATTATAAACAGCTCATTTGGATAAAATAAGATGcttaaattatttcattaacGTCAAAAGAGCGTTATCGAGCAACACAACGATAAATGGCTATGTTTTGCgttaaaataaaaagcaaacgacacaatttaaatcaacaaacaaaatatggatGAGAAAGAGATCCAAAGAACCTGCAGAGAGGATACTACGAAGAAAACATAAGTTTGATCTCTACACTTCCCTCTGACGAGGAACATATTCAAGGTTCTGATTTGAATACTTGAGTTatatatcttctattttttgaaaaagggtttaGTTTGTCGTTCTTTCTTTGATCAAATTACATCTGttcttaattaagtttaataattttgttactATTTTGATGTCGAAGTCGGTTTTATTGAATTGAGAACAGTGATTTTGATACCAAAGCGAATAATATATAGTTGCGGTTgatatgaagttttttttgtcgttataagaaaagaaatgttAATGTCATTATTGTCACAAAGACTGCCACCTAAAGTCATTTACTTAAATTGGagtatatttcaaaaataataaacaagtgCGTTTATTGTAAAAGAAAGACGAGAATCTCCTAACTACTTCGTTGACGTTAAAACATCGTTATCAAGCAACAAACcaatactgtatatataagtTTAGGTTTTGTGATCGAAAAAGTCACCACACAtcttaaagcaaaaaaaacaaaatggataAGGAGATCTCAAAGAGCCAGCAgagagaagacgacgaagaaacCATGAATCTGATCTCATCACTTCCCTCAGACGTAGATTTCGAGGGTACAAAGCTGTTCAAGTACCAAGGATGTTGGTACAACGACAAAACTTTGCAAGCAATACTAAGTTTCCAAAGAGATTTCGAGCCACAAGACACGGACATAATCGTTGCTTCGTTCCCCAAATCTGGCACTACTTGGCTCAAGGCTCTCACAGTCGCTGTCCTGGAGAGATCCAAACACTCTTCTGATAATCATCCTCTTTTACTTGAGAATCCTCATACTCTAGTACCATTCTTCGAGCTCAGACTTTACATGCAAAGCTCGAAACCAGATTTGACCAAGATCTCATCATCCCCAAGGCTATTCTCGACTCACGTTCCTTTCCAGACGCTTAAAGAAGGTCTCAAGAACTCTTCTTGTAAGATCGTGTACGTGTGCAGGAACATGAAAGACGTGTTAATTTCGTTTTGGTATTTCAAGTGCGCAAATCAAGAgattgaaaaagagaaaaactcgTTGGAGTCAATGTTCGAGTCGTTTTGCACTGGAGTTAGCTATTACGGACCATTTTGGGAACATATCTTGAGCTATTGGACAGCAAGCTTACAATATCCCAAAAATGTGCTTTTCTTGAAGTACGAGGAGTTGAAAACAGAGCCTCATGCTCAGCTCAAGAAACTTGCCGAGTTCTTGGATTGTCCTTTTACgttgcaagaagaagagagcggATCCATGGAAGAGATCTTAGATCTTTGCTCATTTAGTAACCTGAAGAATTTGGAGATCAACAAGACCGGTAGAACACCTGGAGGAGTTGCTCACAAGAATTTTTACCGTAAAGGTGAAGTTGGTGACTCGAAGAATAATCTGACTCCTGTGATGGAGAAGAGACTTGACATGATCATCCAGGAGAAGTTTCGAGGTTCGGATATGAAATTCTAATTATGTGTGGTTTTATTGTGCTTTATTTAATCATAGTACCTTTTGTTGCTATGTTACTACTACCTTTGTGTCGAATTCAGTTTCTTGAACTGAGAACataattttgaaaccaaaaccaaagtgaAAGAGAGTATGTGAAAAATCATTGTAATAAACCAAAGTGCAAAAGCGTATGACAAAGCATCATTATGGTATAGTTTTCCGATAGTAGCAGTAACACCATATCCCTAAAATTAAGAGAATCAATTAGGAACGGTTCCTGGTTTAAACTTAGAGGCTTCATGTCTCGCAAGTTCAGGTGGCACCGTACTTTTACACTCAAGAAGCTTCTGCCTCAGACCGTAAAACACATCTTTATCCTCAAGAGTCAAGAACGTTGTCGCAACACCGCTCTTCCCTGCTCGTCCTGTTCGTCCAATCCGATGCGTATACGTATCTATCGTGTTAGGCATATCGTAGTTGATGACGTGTGCCAAGTCACGAATATCAAGCCCACGGCCTAAAACATCTGTTGTAACAAGCACGTTGAATCTCTTTTGTATGAATCCTTCTAAGCTGACATCTCTCTGTTCTTGCGACTTACCTGCGTGCAATGTCGTCACACGAAACTTTCCTAACTTTTCTAGATTCTTAACAATGTAATCAACCTTGATCTTGGTATTCACAAACACGATCGCTGACTTATCATCACCAAGCTCATCGATCAGTTTCTTCAACTTGGAAaacttttctgtttctttgatcATGATCACTTGTTGAGTGACCAACTTTGTGGATTTTCCGACAGTAACCGCAACTGGATTCCGCAAGTATTTTCTAGCCAGACGCTCTAATACAGGACACATTGTGGCACTGAACATATACGTAGTTCTgtaaatcttcttctcttcgagctcttcatcttcattctcTGGTTTCAAATTACTCGAAGGCATTGCGTTTAACACTTGTGCAACCTGTGGCTCAAAACCCAAGTCAATCATATGGTCAGCTTCATCAAGAACCAAATAGTTACATTGGTTCAACACCACGTACCTTCTCTCAAGACAATCTATCAATCTACCAGGCGTAGCAATAACAATCTCACATCCTTGTGATAGCTTCAACGCTTGTTTCTCAATTGACTCACCACCAGCGATGGAGATCACTTTAAACCCCAAATAACGAGCAAACTTAGCCGTCTCTTCTTTAATCTGTTTTGCAAGCTCTCGTGTAGGAGCCAGAACTAAAGCGTAAGGACCTTCACTCTGATTCTCTTCCTTCATTGGTGGCAACCTTGATATGTAAGATAACATTGGCAGAACAAAAGCCATGGTTTTGCCTGTACCAGTATCTGCAATGCCTATAACGTCTCGTTGTTCAAGCCCTAAAGGTATAG encodes the following:
- the LOC104757154 gene encoding cytosolic sulfotransferase 7-like — translated: MDKEISKSQQREDDEETMNLISSLPSDVDFEGTKLFKYQGCWYNDKTLQAILSFQRDFEPQDTDIIVASFPKSGTTWLKALTVAVLERSKHSSDNHPLLLENPHTLVPFFELRLYMQSSKPDLTKISSSPRLFSTHVPFQTLKEGLKNSSCKIVYVCRNMKDVLISFWYFKCANQEIEKEKNSLESMFESFCTGVSYYGPFWEHILSYWTASLQYPKNVLFLKYEELKTEPHAQLKKLAEFLDCPFTLQEEESGSMEEILDLCSFSNLKNLEINKTGRTPGGVAHKNFYRKGEVGDSKNNLTPVMEKRLDMIIQEKFRGSDMKF
- the LOC104759469 gene encoding putative DEAD-box ATP-dependent RNA helicase 44 encodes the protein MKEQYLGTTKPKKRIIMKPSKKVRFDWENTEDTSSGDMINALYQNPHEAQLLFGRGFRAGIDRREQKKKVASKHDEVDKHWSEKKLEEMSGRDWRIFKEDFNISYKGSKIPHPLRSWEESKLSPELLKAVERADYKEPKPIQMAAIPLGLEQRDVIGIADTGTGKTMAFVLPMLSYISRLPPMKEENQSEGPYALVLAPTRELAKQIKEETAKFARYLGFKVISIAGGESIEKQALKLSQGCEIVIATPGRLIDCLERRYVVLNQCNYLVLDEADHMIDLGFEPQVAQVLNAMPSSNLKPENEDEELEEKKIYRTTYMFSATMCPVLERLARKYLRNPVAVTVGKSTKLVTQQVIMIKETEKFSKLKKLIDELGDDKSAIVFVNTKIKVDYIVKNLEKLGKFRVTTLHAGKSQEQRDVSLEGFIQKRFNVLVTTDVLGRGLDIRDLAHVINYDMPNTIDTYTHRIGRTGRAGKSGVATTFLTLEDKDVFYGLRQKLLECKSTVPPELARHEASKFKPGTVPN